One genomic region from Bufo bufo chromosome 3, aBufBuf1.1, whole genome shotgun sequence encodes:
- the LOC120996281 gene encoding cytochrome c oxidase subunit 6A, mitochondrial-like produces the protein MAALGRLSGILGRTVASRGRLYSAAAHAEHGDAARTWKILFFVVALPGVAVCMLNVFLKAQHHEPPPEFVAYEHLRIRSKKFPWGDGEKSLFHNPHVNPLPTGYEESEHSEH, from the coding sequence ATGGCGGCGTTAGGCAGACTGTCTGGCATCCTCGGTCGTACTGTGGCAAGCCGTGGGCGCCTGTATTCGGCGGCGGCTCATGCTGAGCATGGAGATGCAGCTCGCACATGGAAGATCCTGTTCTTTGTGGTGGCGCTGCCTGGCGTGGCCGTGTGCATGCTGAACGTGTTCCTGAAGGCGCAGCACCACGAGCCTCCTCCAGAGTTCGTAGCCTACGAGCACCTGCGGATCCGGAGCAAGAAGTTTCCTTGGGGTGATGGAGAGAAGAGCCTTTTCCACAACCCACATGTGAATCCTCTCCCCACTGGCTACGAAGAATCGGAGCATTCTGAGCATTAG